A single window of Malus sylvestris chromosome 5, drMalSylv7.2, whole genome shotgun sequence DNA harbors:
- the LOC126624588 gene encoding uncharacterized protein LOC126624588 produces MHKSGRGQREKLQQFIMITGASEKVALQALKSSDWHLEGAFDVFYSQPQLQTHTDSRHLEELYNRYKDPRADMILVDGISLLCNDLQVDPQDIVMLVVSWHMKAATMCEFSKQEFVDGLESLGIDSLDKFREKIPFMRSELKDEQKFREIYNFAFGWAKEKGQKSLALDTAIGMWQLLFAEKQWPYVEHWCQFLQARHNKAISRDTWSQLLEFARAVDSSLSNYDAEGAWPYLIDEFVEYLKENGVIQKG; encoded by the exons ATG CACAAGTCGGGTAGAGGCCAACGTGAAAAGCTTCAGCAGTTCATCATGATAACCGGAGCGAG TGAAAAAGTGGCTTTGCAGGCTCTGAAGTCTAGTGATTGGCATCTTGAAGGAGCGTTTGATGTATTCTACAGTCAGCCCCAGCTGCAAACACATACTGATTCTAGGCATTTGGAGGAATTATACAATAGATATAAAG atccACGTGCTGACATGATACTTGTTGACGGTATCAGCCTCCTTTGCAATGATCTTCAG GTGGATCCTCAAGATATCGTCATG TTAGTTGTTTCCTGGCACATGAAGGCAGCTACCATGTGTGAATTTTCCAAGCAGGAGTTCGTAGATGGATTAGAATCACTAGG GATAGATTCTTTGGACAAGTTCCGTGAAAAGATACCATTTATGAGATCCGAGCTGAAAGATGAAC AAAAGTTTCGAGAGATATATAATTTTGCTTTTGGCTGGGCAAAAGAAAAG gGTCAGAAATCTTTGGCATTGGATACTGCAATTGGAATGTGGCAATTACTGTTTGCTGAAAAGCAGTGGCCGTATGTTGAACATTGGTGTCAGTTCTTACAG GCTCGGCATAACAAGGCAATTTCGAGGGACACATGGTCTCAACTATTGGAGTTTGCGAGG GCTGTGGATTCATCACTGTCAAACTATGATGCGGAAGGTGCCTGGCCATATCTTATTGACGAATTTGTCGAGTACTTGAAGGAGAACGGTGTAATCCAAAAGGGTTAA
- the LOC126624585 gene encoding uncharacterized protein LOC126624585, translating to MDNENILNATQEPKGRRRKWEAFEEEVLLGVLEDFVARKQRCDTGAFKQGTLVEIAKAVNVLCPHSNIKANPHIEFKLKKWKKTYSMVVDMINTSGFAWNDVKKCVEVDSDDAWQTYVQRNKEADGWRSKHFPLFDRFAYIFGKDRATGNVAETPAQMVEEQSHDHVGESDIGGDNFVSSMNQQSQQSTPSENSQKKRKRAVGSSSDGTEAIISGLKDFYVESGKRMQMVTEALVQGTADHTDIANELEAMGLSPMDQIDALSLILDKPKNVGVFRAIKPELKKVFVQRLLSDNARG from the exons atggataacgaaaatattttgaatgctactcaagagccaaaaggaagaaggcgtaaatgggaagcatttgaggaagaagtattactaggagttcttgaggattttgttgctcggaagcaacggtgtgacaccggtgctttcaaacaaggtactttggttgaaatagcaaaagctgtcaatgttttatgtcctcattcaaatataaaggcaaatccacatattgagttcaagttgaagaaatggaaaaaaacatatagtatggtcgttgacatgataaacacaagtggatttgcatggaatgatgtcaaaaagtgcgttgaagttgacagtgatgacgcatggcaaacttatgtgcag agaaataaagaagccgatggatggagaagcaagcattttccactgtttgatagatttgcatatatatttggaaaagatcgggctacgggtaatgtagccgaaacccctgctcaaatggtggaggaacaaagtcatgatcatgttggtgaaagtgatattggaggtgataattttgtttcttcaatgaaccaacaaagccaacaaagcaccccatctgaaaatagccaaaaaaagaggaaaagagctgtgggaagttcaagtgatggaaccgaggcaattatcagtggactgaaagatttttatgttgaaagtgggaagaggatgcaaatggtaactgaagctttagttcaaggtactgcagatcatactgacatagctaatgaacttgaagcaatgggtctctctcctatggatcaaattgatgcattgtctcttattttggataaaccaaaaaatgtgggagtgttcagggcaatcaaaccggaactcaagaaagtgttcgtccaaaggctTCTAAGCGACAACGCAAGGGGATGA